From one Vanacampus margaritifer isolate UIUO_Vmar chromosome 12, RoL_Vmar_1.0, whole genome shotgun sequence genomic stretch:
- the tmem87b gene encoding transmembrane protein 87B isoform X5 encodes MAAAPMSSWRFLTKDGFCTWTLLYILSLVTIELVAAAPETGLWKITALSTSRPLLLRKSMFKDTNIELKVVSFGCPEEITFTILWYLKYYPCHNDFNNIDEMYERTPLSRGQSLDPNPLIKGEYIEHKHKPITCNSELHSFPMLKKTKAQPRAVSPPVEGQELDQRDIIWLTEEHEGGTVTNRSTMVKNNVIVSTWKDGPYLLVVKIVPDQKDANWNLTINVVMKGKHGYISITEYPLMIFYMVMCVVYILFALLWLVWAACYWKDILRIQFWIAGVIFLGMVEKAVFCAEYENTNTVGSASPGLLIFAELVSALKRTLARLLVIIVSLGYGIVKPRLGTVMHRVVGLGVLYFVFATIEGVLRITGAKDSDLALLANIPLALLDSSLCWWIFVSLAQTIKTLKLRKNPVKLSLYRHFTNTLIFAVIASIIFMGWTAKKFRLADCQSDWIELWVEDAFWRFLFSLILLVIMFLWRPSANNQRYAFTPLMDDSDDEEIEEFIASANIAGMKQRSTKNETNGAVKSPETNLEEDLKWVEENIPSSLTDVALPVLLDSDEEIMATKYEMSKLE; translated from the exons ATGGCAGCTGCTCCAATGAGTTCGTGGAGATTTTTGACCAAGGATGGTTTCTGTACATGGACACTTCTTTATATACTCTCACTCGTTACTATAGAACTAGTCGCTGCTGCTCCAGAGACGGGATTATGGAAAATTACCGCTTTAAGT ACCTCAAGACCGCTACTATTAAGAAAGTCCATGTTCAAAGACACTAATATTGAATTGAAAG TTGTGTCATTTGGCTGCCCTGAAGAGATAACATTCACCATTCTGTGGTATTTGAAATACTACCCCTGCCACaatgatttcaataatattgAT GAAATGTACGAGCGAACACCGCTGAGTCGTGGGCAGAGCCTTGATCCGAATCCCCTCATAAAAGGAGAGTACAtcgaacacaaacacaaacctaTAACGTGTAACAGCGAGCTGCATTCTTTTCCAATGTTAAAA AAAACCAAGGCACAGCCGCGAGCTGTCAGTCCTCCAGTTGAGGGACAAGAATTG GATCAAAGAGACATCATATGGCTTACTGAGGAGCACGAAGGTGGCACAGTGACAAACAGGAGTACGATGGTCAAAAATAATGTCATAGTCTCCACATGGAAGGATGGTCCTTACTTACTTGTGGTGAAGATTGTGCCCGATCAAAAAGATGCTAACTGGAATTTAACTA TAAATGTGGTGATGAAAGGCAAGCATGGCTACATTTCCATCACAGAATATCCTCTCATGATT TTCTACATGGTCATGTGCGTGGTGTACATCCTGTTCGCCCTGTTGTGGTTAGTCTGGGCTGCCTGCTACTGGAAAGATATATTGAGAATCCAGTTTTGGATCGCAGGGGTCATCTTCCTGGGGATGGTGGAGAAGGCGGTCTTCTGCGCTGAATATGAAAACACCAACACTGTTGGATCTGCTT CTCCAGGCCTGCTGATTTTTGCCGAGCTGGTCTCGGCCCTCAAGAGAACTTTAGCTCGCTTGCTCGTCATCATTGTCAGCCTCGGCTATGGCATCGTTAA GCCTCGATTGGGGACAGTAATGCACCGAGTGGTCGGTCTCGGAGTTCTCTACTTTGTCTTTGCTACCATTGAAGGTGTGCTGAGGATAACTGGG GCAAAAGACTCTGACTTGGCCCTGCTGGCCAATATTCCCTTGGCTCTGCTTGACTCCTCTCTATGCTGGTGG ATATTTGTCAGCCTGGCTCAAACCATCAAGACTCTGAAGCTGAGAAAAAACCCGGTCAAGTTGTCCCTCTACAGGCACTTCACAAACACGCTCATATTTGCAGTCATTG CTTCTATCATTTTCATGGGTTGGACGGCAAAGAAATTCCGTCTAGCAGATTGCCAGTCG GATTGGATCGAACTGTGGGTGGAAGACGCTTTCTGGAGGTTTTTGTTCTCCCTCATTCTACTTGTCATAATGTTCCTATGGAGACCGTCTGCAAACAACCAAAG ATACGCCTTCACACCTCTCATGGACGACTCAGATGATGAGGAAATTGAGGAATTTATTGCCTCTGCAAACATTG CTGGCATGAAACAGAGATCCACAAAAAACGAGACAAATGGGGCAGTAAAATCTCCAGAAACAAACCTG GAAGAAGACTTAAAGTGGGTTGAGGAAAACATTCCGAGCTCTCTCACTGATGT AGCGCTTCCAGTCTTGCTTGACTCTGATGAG GAAATCATGGCGACCAAGTATGAGATGTCCAAGCTGGAGTGA
- the tmem87b gene encoding transmembrane protein 87B isoform X6, with translation MAAAPMSSWRFLTKDGFCTWTLLYILSLVTIELVAAAPETGLWKITALSTSRPLLLRKSMFKDTNIELKVVSFGCPEEITFTILWYLKYYPCHNDFNNIDEMYERTPLSRGQSLDPNPLIKGEYIEHKHKPITCNSELHSFPMLKKTKAQPRAVSPPVEGQELDQRDIIWLTEEHEGGTVTNRSTMVKNNVIVSTWKDGPYLLVVKIVPDQKDANWNLTINVVMKGKHGYISITEYPLMIFYMVMCVVYILFALLWLVWAACYWKDILRIQFWIAGVIFLGMVEKAVFCAEYENTNTVGSASPGLLIFAELVSALKRTLARLLVIIVSLGYGIVKPRLGTVMHRVVGLGVLYFVFATIEGVLRITGAKDSDLALLANIPLALLDSSLCCYIFVSLAQTIKTLKLRKNPVKLSLYRHFTNTLIFAVIASIIFMGWTAKKFRLADCQSDWIELWVEDAFWRFLFSLILLVIMFLWRPSANNQRYAFTPLMDDSDDEEIEEFIASANIAGMKQRSTKNETNGAVKSPETNLEEDLKWVEENIPSSLTDVALPVLLDSDEEIMATKYEMSKLE, from the exons ATGGCAGCTGCTCCAATGAGTTCGTGGAGATTTTTGACCAAGGATGGTTTCTGTACATGGACACTTCTTTATATACTCTCACTCGTTACTATAGAACTAGTCGCTGCTGCTCCAGAGACGGGATTATGGAAAATTACCGCTTTAAGT ACCTCAAGACCGCTACTATTAAGAAAGTCCATGTTCAAAGACACTAATATTGAATTGAAAG TTGTGTCATTTGGCTGCCCTGAAGAGATAACATTCACCATTCTGTGGTATTTGAAATACTACCCCTGCCACaatgatttcaataatattgAT GAAATGTACGAGCGAACACCGCTGAGTCGTGGGCAGAGCCTTGATCCGAATCCCCTCATAAAAGGAGAGTACAtcgaacacaaacacaaacctaTAACGTGTAACAGCGAGCTGCATTCTTTTCCAATGTTAAAA AAAACCAAGGCACAGCCGCGAGCTGTCAGTCCTCCAGTTGAGGGACAAGAATTG GATCAAAGAGACATCATATGGCTTACTGAGGAGCACGAAGGTGGCACAGTGACAAACAGGAGTACGATGGTCAAAAATAATGTCATAGTCTCCACATGGAAGGATGGTCCTTACTTACTTGTGGTGAAGATTGTGCCCGATCAAAAAGATGCTAACTGGAATTTAACTA TAAATGTGGTGATGAAAGGCAAGCATGGCTACATTTCCATCACAGAATATCCTCTCATGATT TTCTACATGGTCATGTGCGTGGTGTACATCCTGTTCGCCCTGTTGTGGTTAGTCTGGGCTGCCTGCTACTGGAAAGATATATTGAGAATCCAGTTTTGGATCGCAGGGGTCATCTTCCTGGGGATGGTGGAGAAGGCGGTCTTCTGCGCTGAATATGAAAACACCAACACTGTTGGATCTGCTT CTCCAGGCCTGCTGATTTTTGCCGAGCTGGTCTCGGCCCTCAAGAGAACTTTAGCTCGCTTGCTCGTCATCATTGTCAGCCTCGGCTATGGCATCGTTAA GCCTCGATTGGGGACAGTAATGCACCGAGTGGTCGGTCTCGGAGTTCTCTACTTTGTCTTTGCTACCATTGAAGGTGTGCTGAGGATAACTGGG GCAAAAGACTCTGACTTGGCCCTGCTGGCCAATATTCCCTTGGCTCTGCTTGACTCCTCTCTATGCTG TTACATATTTGTCAGCCTGGCTCAAACCATCAAGACTCTGAAGCTGAGAAAAAACCCGGTCAAGTTGTCCCTCTACAGGCACTTCACAAACACGCTCATATTTGCAGTCATTG CTTCTATCATTTTCATGGGTTGGACGGCAAAGAAATTCCGTCTAGCAGATTGCCAGTCG GATTGGATCGAACTGTGGGTGGAAGACGCTTTCTGGAGGTTTTTGTTCTCCCTCATTCTACTTGTCATAATGTTCCTATGGAGACCGTCTGCAAACAACCAAAG ATACGCCTTCACACCTCTCATGGACGACTCAGATGATGAGGAAATTGAGGAATTTATTGCCTCTGCAAACATTG CTGGCATGAAACAGAGATCCACAAAAAACGAGACAAATGGGGCAGTAAAATCTCCAGAAACAAACCTG GAAGAAGACTTAAAGTGGGTTGAGGAAAACATTCCGAGCTCTCTCACTGATGT AGCGCTTCCAGTCTTGCTTGACTCTGATGAG GAAATCATGGCGACCAAGTATGAGATGTCCAAGCTGGAGTGA
- the tmem87b gene encoding transmembrane protein 87B isoform X2, with the protein MAAAPMSSWRFLTKDGFCTWTLLYILSLVTIELVAAAPETGLWKITALSTSRPLLLRKSMFKDTNIELKVVSFGCPEEITFTILWYLKYYPCHNDFNNIDEMYERTPLSRGQSLDPNPLIKGEYIEHKHKPITCNSELHSFPMLKKTKAQPRAVSPPVEGQELDQRDIIWLTEEHEGGTVTNRSTMVKNNVIVSTWKDGPYLLVVKIVPDQKDANWNLTINVVMKGKHGYISITEYPLMIFYMVMCVVYILFALLWLVWAACYWKDILRIQFWIAGVIFLGMVEKAVFCAEYENTNTVGSASPGLLIFAELVSALKRTLARLLVIIVSLGYGIVKPRLGTVMHRVVGLGVLYFVFATIEGVLRITGGQDNGPALITAIVLAVLDSFIIWFISFKCFILRKVNSTLLIYRCSGLVARRVTFFPSCTSVNGSVYSSSLCPRVIVPFCPSFQAKDSDLALLANIPLALLDSSLCCYIFVSLAQTIKTLKLRKNPVKLSLYRHFTNTLIFAVIASIIFMGWTAKKFRLADCQSDWIELWVEDAFWRFLFSLILLVIMFLWRPSANNQRYAFTPLMDDSDDEEIEEFIASANIAGMKQRSTKNETNGAVKSPETNLEEDLKWVEENIPSSLTDVALPVLLDSDEEIMATKYEMSKLE; encoded by the exons ATGGCAGCTGCTCCAATGAGTTCGTGGAGATTTTTGACCAAGGATGGTTTCTGTACATGGACACTTCTTTATATACTCTCACTCGTTACTATAGAACTAGTCGCTGCTGCTCCAGAGACGGGATTATGGAAAATTACCGCTTTAAGT ACCTCAAGACCGCTACTATTAAGAAAGTCCATGTTCAAAGACACTAATATTGAATTGAAAG TTGTGTCATTTGGCTGCCCTGAAGAGATAACATTCACCATTCTGTGGTATTTGAAATACTACCCCTGCCACaatgatttcaataatattgAT GAAATGTACGAGCGAACACCGCTGAGTCGTGGGCAGAGCCTTGATCCGAATCCCCTCATAAAAGGAGAGTACAtcgaacacaaacacaaacctaTAACGTGTAACAGCGAGCTGCATTCTTTTCCAATGTTAAAA AAAACCAAGGCACAGCCGCGAGCTGTCAGTCCTCCAGTTGAGGGACAAGAATTG GATCAAAGAGACATCATATGGCTTACTGAGGAGCACGAAGGTGGCACAGTGACAAACAGGAGTACGATGGTCAAAAATAATGTCATAGTCTCCACATGGAAGGATGGTCCTTACTTACTTGTGGTGAAGATTGTGCCCGATCAAAAAGATGCTAACTGGAATTTAACTA TAAATGTGGTGATGAAAGGCAAGCATGGCTACATTTCCATCACAGAATATCCTCTCATGATT TTCTACATGGTCATGTGCGTGGTGTACATCCTGTTCGCCCTGTTGTGGTTAGTCTGGGCTGCCTGCTACTGGAAAGATATATTGAGAATCCAGTTTTGGATCGCAGGGGTCATCTTCCTGGGGATGGTGGAGAAGGCGGTCTTCTGCGCTGAATATGAAAACACCAACACTGTTGGATCTGCTT CTCCAGGCCTGCTGATTTTTGCCGAGCTGGTCTCGGCCCTCAAGAGAACTTTAGCTCGCTTGCTCGTCATCATTGTCAGCCTCGGCTATGGCATCGTTAA GCCTCGATTGGGGACAGTAATGCACCGAGTGGTCGGTCTCGGAGTTCTCTACTTTGTCTTTGCTACCATTGAAGGTGTGCTGAGGATAACTGGG GGTCAAGACAATGGGCCAGCTCTCATTACAGCAATTGTTCTGGCTGTTTTAGACTCCTTCATCATCTGGTTCATAtcctttaaatgttttattctaAGAAAAGTCAACTCAACTCTGCTAATCTATCGTTGCAGCGGCCTAGTGGCTCGTCGGGTTACCTTTTTCCCTTCATGTACTTCTGTGAACGGTTCCGTTTACTCCTCATCCTTGTGTCCACGTGTGATTGTCCCGTTCTGTCCTTCTTTCCAGGCAAAAGACTCTGACTTGGCCCTGCTGGCCAATATTCCCTTGGCTCTGCTTGACTCCTCTCTATGCTG TTACATATTTGTCAGCCTGGCTCAAACCATCAAGACTCTGAAGCTGAGAAAAAACCCGGTCAAGTTGTCCCTCTACAGGCACTTCACAAACACGCTCATATTTGCAGTCATTG CTTCTATCATTTTCATGGGTTGGACGGCAAAGAAATTCCGTCTAGCAGATTGCCAGTCG GATTGGATCGAACTGTGGGTGGAAGACGCTTTCTGGAGGTTTTTGTTCTCCCTCATTCTACTTGTCATAATGTTCCTATGGAGACCGTCTGCAAACAACCAAAG ATACGCCTTCACACCTCTCATGGACGACTCAGATGATGAGGAAATTGAGGAATTTATTGCCTCTGCAAACATTG CTGGCATGAAACAGAGATCCACAAAAAACGAGACAAATGGGGCAGTAAAATCTCCAGAAACAAACCTG GAAGAAGACTTAAAGTGGGTTGAGGAAAACATTCCGAGCTCTCTCACTGATGT AGCGCTTCCAGTCTTGCTTGACTCTGATGAG GAAATCATGGCGACCAAGTATGAGATGTCCAAGCTGGAGTGA
- the tmem87b gene encoding transmembrane protein 87B isoform X1 — MAAAPMSSWRFLTKDGFCTWTLLYILSLVTIELVAAAPETGLWKITALSTSRPLLLRKSMFKDTNIELKVVSFGCPEEITFTILWYLKYYPCHNDFNNIDEMYERTPLSRGQSLDPNPLIKGEYIEHKHKPITCNSELHSFPMLKKTKAQPRAVSPPVEGQELDQRDIIWLTEEHEGGTVTNRSTMVKNNVIVSTWKDGPYLLVVKIVPDQKDANWNLTINVVMKGKHGYISITEYPLMIFYMVMCVVYILFALLWLVWAACYWKDILRIQFWIAGVIFLGMVEKAVFCAEYENTNTVGSASPGLLIFAELVSALKRTLARLLVIIVSLGYGIVKPRLGTVMHRVVGLGVLYFVFATIEGVLRITGGQDNGPALITAIVLAVLDSFIIWFISFKCFILRKVNSTLLIYRCSGLVARRVTFFPSCTSVNGSVYSSSLCPRVIVPFCPSFQAKDSDLALLANIPLALLDSSLCWWIFVSLAQTIKTLKLRKNPVKLSLYRHFTNTLIFAVIASIIFMGWTAKKFRLADCQSDWIELWVEDAFWRFLFSLILLVIMFLWRPSANNQRYAFTPLMDDSDDEEIEEFIASANIAGMKQRSTKNETNGAVKSPETNLEEDLKWVEENIPSSLTDVALPVLLDSDEEIMATKYEMSKLE, encoded by the exons ATGGCAGCTGCTCCAATGAGTTCGTGGAGATTTTTGACCAAGGATGGTTTCTGTACATGGACACTTCTTTATATACTCTCACTCGTTACTATAGAACTAGTCGCTGCTGCTCCAGAGACGGGATTATGGAAAATTACCGCTTTAAGT ACCTCAAGACCGCTACTATTAAGAAAGTCCATGTTCAAAGACACTAATATTGAATTGAAAG TTGTGTCATTTGGCTGCCCTGAAGAGATAACATTCACCATTCTGTGGTATTTGAAATACTACCCCTGCCACaatgatttcaataatattgAT GAAATGTACGAGCGAACACCGCTGAGTCGTGGGCAGAGCCTTGATCCGAATCCCCTCATAAAAGGAGAGTACAtcgaacacaaacacaaacctaTAACGTGTAACAGCGAGCTGCATTCTTTTCCAATGTTAAAA AAAACCAAGGCACAGCCGCGAGCTGTCAGTCCTCCAGTTGAGGGACAAGAATTG GATCAAAGAGACATCATATGGCTTACTGAGGAGCACGAAGGTGGCACAGTGACAAACAGGAGTACGATGGTCAAAAATAATGTCATAGTCTCCACATGGAAGGATGGTCCTTACTTACTTGTGGTGAAGATTGTGCCCGATCAAAAAGATGCTAACTGGAATTTAACTA TAAATGTGGTGATGAAAGGCAAGCATGGCTACATTTCCATCACAGAATATCCTCTCATGATT TTCTACATGGTCATGTGCGTGGTGTACATCCTGTTCGCCCTGTTGTGGTTAGTCTGGGCTGCCTGCTACTGGAAAGATATATTGAGAATCCAGTTTTGGATCGCAGGGGTCATCTTCCTGGGGATGGTGGAGAAGGCGGTCTTCTGCGCTGAATATGAAAACACCAACACTGTTGGATCTGCTT CTCCAGGCCTGCTGATTTTTGCCGAGCTGGTCTCGGCCCTCAAGAGAACTTTAGCTCGCTTGCTCGTCATCATTGTCAGCCTCGGCTATGGCATCGTTAA GCCTCGATTGGGGACAGTAATGCACCGAGTGGTCGGTCTCGGAGTTCTCTACTTTGTCTTTGCTACCATTGAAGGTGTGCTGAGGATAACTGGG GGTCAAGACAATGGGCCAGCTCTCATTACAGCAATTGTTCTGGCTGTTTTAGACTCCTTCATCATCTGGTTCATAtcctttaaatgttttattctaAGAAAAGTCAACTCAACTCTGCTAATCTATCGTTGCAGCGGCCTAGTGGCTCGTCGGGTTACCTTTTTCCCTTCATGTACTTCTGTGAACGGTTCCGTTTACTCCTCATCCTTGTGTCCACGTGTGATTGTCCCGTTCTGTCCTTCTTTCCAGGCAAAAGACTCTGACTTGGCCCTGCTGGCCAATATTCCCTTGGCTCTGCTTGACTCCTCTCTATGCTGGTGG ATATTTGTCAGCCTGGCTCAAACCATCAAGACTCTGAAGCTGAGAAAAAACCCGGTCAAGTTGTCCCTCTACAGGCACTTCACAAACACGCTCATATTTGCAGTCATTG CTTCTATCATTTTCATGGGTTGGACGGCAAAGAAATTCCGTCTAGCAGATTGCCAGTCG GATTGGATCGAACTGTGGGTGGAAGACGCTTTCTGGAGGTTTTTGTTCTCCCTCATTCTACTTGTCATAATGTTCCTATGGAGACCGTCTGCAAACAACCAAAG ATACGCCTTCACACCTCTCATGGACGACTCAGATGATGAGGAAATTGAGGAATTTATTGCCTCTGCAAACATTG CTGGCATGAAACAGAGATCCACAAAAAACGAGACAAATGGGGCAGTAAAATCTCCAGAAACAAACCTG GAAGAAGACTTAAAGTGGGTTGAGGAAAACATTCCGAGCTCTCTCACTGATGT AGCGCTTCCAGTCTTGCTTGACTCTGATGAG GAAATCATGGCGACCAAGTATGAGATGTCCAAGCTGGAGTGA
- the tmem87b gene encoding transmembrane protein 87B isoform X3 translates to MAAAPMSSWRFLTKDGFCTWTLLYILSLVTIELVAAAPETGLWKITALSEMYERTPLSRGQSLDPNPLIKGEYIEHKHKPITCNSELHSFPMLKKTKAQPRAVSPPVEGQELDQRDIIWLTEEHEGGTVTNRSTMVKNNVIVSTWKDGPYLLVVKIVPDQKDANWNLTINVVMKGKHGYISITEYPLMIFYMVMCVVYILFALLWLVWAACYWKDILRIQFWIAGVIFLGMVEKAVFCAEYENTNTVGSASPGLLIFAELVSALKRTLARLLVIIVSLGYGIVKPRLGTVMHRVVGLGVLYFVFATIEGVLRITGGQDNGPALITAIVLAVLDSFIIWFISFKCFILRKVNSTLLIYRCSGLVARRVTFFPSCTSVNGSVYSSSLCPRVIVPFCPSFQAKDSDLALLANIPLALLDSSLCWWIFVSLAQTIKTLKLRKNPVKLSLYRHFTNTLIFAVIASIIFMGWTAKKFRLADCQSDWIELWVEDAFWRFLFSLILLVIMFLWRPSANNQRYAFTPLMDDSDDEEIEEFIASANIAGMKQRSTKNETNGAVKSPETNLEEDLKWVEENIPSSLTDVALPVLLDSDEEIMATKYEMSKLE, encoded by the exons ATGGCAGCTGCTCCAATGAGTTCGTGGAGATTTTTGACCAAGGATGGTTTCTGTACATGGACACTTCTTTATATACTCTCACTCGTTACTATAGAACTAGTCGCTGCTGCTCCAGAGACGGGATTATGGAAAATTACCGCTTTAAGT GAAATGTACGAGCGAACACCGCTGAGTCGTGGGCAGAGCCTTGATCCGAATCCCCTCATAAAAGGAGAGTACAtcgaacacaaacacaaacctaTAACGTGTAACAGCGAGCTGCATTCTTTTCCAATGTTAAAA AAAACCAAGGCACAGCCGCGAGCTGTCAGTCCTCCAGTTGAGGGACAAGAATTG GATCAAAGAGACATCATATGGCTTACTGAGGAGCACGAAGGTGGCACAGTGACAAACAGGAGTACGATGGTCAAAAATAATGTCATAGTCTCCACATGGAAGGATGGTCCTTACTTACTTGTGGTGAAGATTGTGCCCGATCAAAAAGATGCTAACTGGAATTTAACTA TAAATGTGGTGATGAAAGGCAAGCATGGCTACATTTCCATCACAGAATATCCTCTCATGATT TTCTACATGGTCATGTGCGTGGTGTACATCCTGTTCGCCCTGTTGTGGTTAGTCTGGGCTGCCTGCTACTGGAAAGATATATTGAGAATCCAGTTTTGGATCGCAGGGGTCATCTTCCTGGGGATGGTGGAGAAGGCGGTCTTCTGCGCTGAATATGAAAACACCAACACTGTTGGATCTGCTT CTCCAGGCCTGCTGATTTTTGCCGAGCTGGTCTCGGCCCTCAAGAGAACTTTAGCTCGCTTGCTCGTCATCATTGTCAGCCTCGGCTATGGCATCGTTAA GCCTCGATTGGGGACAGTAATGCACCGAGTGGTCGGTCTCGGAGTTCTCTACTTTGTCTTTGCTACCATTGAAGGTGTGCTGAGGATAACTGGG GGTCAAGACAATGGGCCAGCTCTCATTACAGCAATTGTTCTGGCTGTTTTAGACTCCTTCATCATCTGGTTCATAtcctttaaatgttttattctaAGAAAAGTCAACTCAACTCTGCTAATCTATCGTTGCAGCGGCCTAGTGGCTCGTCGGGTTACCTTTTTCCCTTCATGTACTTCTGTGAACGGTTCCGTTTACTCCTCATCCTTGTGTCCACGTGTGATTGTCCCGTTCTGTCCTTCTTTCCAGGCAAAAGACTCTGACTTGGCCCTGCTGGCCAATATTCCCTTGGCTCTGCTTGACTCCTCTCTATGCTGGTGG ATATTTGTCAGCCTGGCTCAAACCATCAAGACTCTGAAGCTGAGAAAAAACCCGGTCAAGTTGTCCCTCTACAGGCACTTCACAAACACGCTCATATTTGCAGTCATTG CTTCTATCATTTTCATGGGTTGGACGGCAAAGAAATTCCGTCTAGCAGATTGCCAGTCG GATTGGATCGAACTGTGGGTGGAAGACGCTTTCTGGAGGTTTTTGTTCTCCCTCATTCTACTTGTCATAATGTTCCTATGGAGACCGTCTGCAAACAACCAAAG ATACGCCTTCACACCTCTCATGGACGACTCAGATGATGAGGAAATTGAGGAATTTATTGCCTCTGCAAACATTG CTGGCATGAAACAGAGATCCACAAAAAACGAGACAAATGGGGCAGTAAAATCTCCAGAAACAAACCTG GAAGAAGACTTAAAGTGGGTTGAGGAAAACATTCCGAGCTCTCTCACTGATGT AGCGCTTCCAGTCTTGCTTGACTCTGATGAG GAAATCATGGCGACCAAGTATGAGATGTCCAAGCTGGAGTGA
- the tmem87b gene encoding transmembrane protein 87B isoform X4 encodes MAAAPMSSWRFLTKDGFCTWTLLYILSLVTIELVAAAPETGLWKITALSTSRPLLLRKSMFKDTNIELKVVSFGCPEEITFTILWYLKYYPCHNDFNNIDEMYERTPLSRGQSLDPNPLIKGEYIEHKHKPITCNSELHSFPMLKKTKAQPRAVSPPVEGQELDQRDIIWLTEEHEGGTVTNRSTMVKNNVIVSTWKDGPYLLVVKIVPDQKDANWNLTINVVMKGKHGYISITEYPLMIFYMVMCVVYILFALLWLVWAACYWKDILRIQFWIAGVIFLGMVEKAVFCAEYENTNTVGSASPGLLIFAELVSALKRTLARLLVIIVSLGYGIVKPRLGTVMHRVVGLGVLYFVFATIEGVLRITGGQDNGPALITAIVLAVLDSFIIWFIFVSLAQTIKTLKLRKNPVKLSLYRHFTNTLIFAVIASIIFMGWTAKKFRLADCQSDWIELWVEDAFWRFLFSLILLVIMFLWRPSANNQRYAFTPLMDDSDDEEIEEFIASANIAGMKQRSTKNETNGAVKSPETNLEEDLKWVEENIPSSLTDVALPVLLDSDEEIMATKYEMSKLE; translated from the exons ATGGCAGCTGCTCCAATGAGTTCGTGGAGATTTTTGACCAAGGATGGTTTCTGTACATGGACACTTCTTTATATACTCTCACTCGTTACTATAGAACTAGTCGCTGCTGCTCCAGAGACGGGATTATGGAAAATTACCGCTTTAAGT ACCTCAAGACCGCTACTATTAAGAAAGTCCATGTTCAAAGACACTAATATTGAATTGAAAG TTGTGTCATTTGGCTGCCCTGAAGAGATAACATTCACCATTCTGTGGTATTTGAAATACTACCCCTGCCACaatgatttcaataatattgAT GAAATGTACGAGCGAACACCGCTGAGTCGTGGGCAGAGCCTTGATCCGAATCCCCTCATAAAAGGAGAGTACAtcgaacacaaacacaaacctaTAACGTGTAACAGCGAGCTGCATTCTTTTCCAATGTTAAAA AAAACCAAGGCACAGCCGCGAGCTGTCAGTCCTCCAGTTGAGGGACAAGAATTG GATCAAAGAGACATCATATGGCTTACTGAGGAGCACGAAGGTGGCACAGTGACAAACAGGAGTACGATGGTCAAAAATAATGTCATAGTCTCCACATGGAAGGATGGTCCTTACTTACTTGTGGTGAAGATTGTGCCCGATCAAAAAGATGCTAACTGGAATTTAACTA TAAATGTGGTGATGAAAGGCAAGCATGGCTACATTTCCATCACAGAATATCCTCTCATGATT TTCTACATGGTCATGTGCGTGGTGTACATCCTGTTCGCCCTGTTGTGGTTAGTCTGGGCTGCCTGCTACTGGAAAGATATATTGAGAATCCAGTTTTGGATCGCAGGGGTCATCTTCCTGGGGATGGTGGAGAAGGCGGTCTTCTGCGCTGAATATGAAAACACCAACACTGTTGGATCTGCTT CTCCAGGCCTGCTGATTTTTGCCGAGCTGGTCTCGGCCCTCAAGAGAACTTTAGCTCGCTTGCTCGTCATCATTGTCAGCCTCGGCTATGGCATCGTTAA GCCTCGATTGGGGACAGTAATGCACCGAGTGGTCGGTCTCGGAGTTCTCTACTTTGTCTTTGCTACCATTGAAGGTGTGCTGAGGATAACTGGG GGTCAAGACAATGGGCCAGCTCTCATTACAGCAATTGTTCTGGCTGTTTTAGACTCCTTCATCATCTGGTT CATATTTGTCAGCCTGGCTCAAACCATCAAGACTCTGAAGCTGAGAAAAAACCCGGTCAAGTTGTCCCTCTACAGGCACTTCACAAACACGCTCATATTTGCAGTCATTG CTTCTATCATTTTCATGGGTTGGACGGCAAAGAAATTCCGTCTAGCAGATTGCCAGTCG GATTGGATCGAACTGTGGGTGGAAGACGCTTTCTGGAGGTTTTTGTTCTCCCTCATTCTACTTGTCATAATGTTCCTATGGAGACCGTCTGCAAACAACCAAAG ATACGCCTTCACACCTCTCATGGACGACTCAGATGATGAGGAAATTGAGGAATTTATTGCCTCTGCAAACATTG CTGGCATGAAACAGAGATCCACAAAAAACGAGACAAATGGGGCAGTAAAATCTCCAGAAACAAACCTG GAAGAAGACTTAAAGTGGGTTGAGGAAAACATTCCGAGCTCTCTCACTGATGT AGCGCTTCCAGTCTTGCTTGACTCTGATGAG GAAATCATGGCGACCAAGTATGAGATGTCCAAGCTGGAGTGA